A genomic segment from Nicotiana sylvestris chromosome 1, ASM39365v2, whole genome shotgun sequence encodes:
- the LOC104216945 gene encoding flotillin-like protein 6 isoform X2 has product MGRSKNCNSANMWYRVARASEFLVITGIGINELKITKKALVWPLQKCRVIDVTPVNYTFEVNAISAEKLPFLLPAVFTIGPCVNDPEGLVKYAKLLSHHQRDSHDVKDLVQGVIEGETRVLAASMTMEEIFKGTKDFKKEVFDKVQLELNQFGLLIYNANIKQLVDVEGHEYFSYLGQKTQMEAANQAKIDVAEAKMKGEIGAKEREGLTRQNAAKIDAETKVISTQRDGVGKKEEVKVKTDVKIYESQREAEVAEANSVLATKKARWSQQAKMAEIEAQKAVALREAELQQEVERKNALTKTESLKAQHLSKATVDYEIKVQEANSVLYKKQKEAEAELYEKRKAAEAKKLAADAQTYAVQLAADAALYAKKKEAEGLVATAVAQGVYVRNLLSALGGNYNALRDYLMIEGGMFIDIAKINAEGIKGLQPKISIWTNGANAGQMVDGTSSGQAGLQELASVYKALPPLLETVHEQTGMLPPAWMGSLSVSAADPATSNQSA; this is encoded by the exons ATGG GAAGATCAAAGAACTGCAATTCTGCAAACATGTGGTACCGCGTCGCAAGGGCATCTGAATTCCTGGTGATTACCGGGATTGGTATTAATGAACTGAAGATCACAAAAAAGGCACTAGTATGGCCTTTGCAGAAATGTCGGGTCATTGATGTTACTCCTGTGAACTATACTTTTGAAGTCAATGCTATAAGTGCTGAGAAGCTGCCCTTCCTTCTCCCTGCTGTTTTCACTATCGGTCCTTGTGTAAATGACCCTGAGGGACTTGTCAAATATGCTAAACTTCTTTCCCACCATCAACGTGATTCACACGATGTGAAGGACCTTGTTCAAGGTGTCATCGAGGGAGAGACTCGTGTTTTGGCTGCTTCCATGACCATGGAGGAAATCTTTAAAGGCACAAAAGATTTCAAGAAGGAGGTGTTTGACAAAGTTCAGCTTGAGCTCAACCAGTTTGGCTTGCTGATTTATAATGCTAACATTAAGCAACTGGTTGATGTTGAAGGCCACGAATACTTCTCTTACTTGGGGCAGAAAACCCAAATGGAAGCTGCAAACcaagcaaaaattgatgttgcTGAGGCCAAAATGAAGGGTGAGATAGGAGCTAAGGAGCGAGAAGGTCTCACACGTCAAAATGCTGCCAAGATTGATGCTGAGACAAAGGTCATATCCACACAAAGGGATGGTGTCGGAAAGAAAGAGGAGGTTAAAGTCAAGACTGATGTTAAGATCTATGAAAGTCAGAGAGAAGCTGAGGTGGCTGAGGCAAATTCTGTCCTGGCAACCAAGAAGGCTCGGTGGTCTCAGCAGGCAAAAATGGCTGAGATCGAAGCCCAGAAAGCTGTGGCACTTCGGGAAGCTGAATTACAGCAAGAAGTTGAGAGGAAGAATGCATTGACTAAGACAGAGAGCCTCAAAGCACAACACCTCAGTAAGGCTACTGTTGACTATGAGATTAAG GTGCAAGAGGCCAACTCGGTGCTGTACAAAAAGCAGAAGGAAGCAGAAGCAGAGCTTTATGAAAAAAGAAAAGCTGCAGAGGCTAAGAAACTAGCAGCAGATGCTCAGACGTATGCCGTTCAACTAGCTGCTGATGCTGCACTCTACGCCAAGAAGAAAGAGGCTGAAGGACTGGTTGCTACTGCAGTAGCACAGGGAGTCTATGTCCGCAATCTGCTCTCAGCTTTGGGAGGAAACTACAACGCGTTGCGAGACTACCTGATGATTGAGGGAGGAATGTTTATAGACATTGCCAAAATCAATGCTGAAGGGATCAAGGGACTTCAGCCAAAGATCAGCATCTGGACTAATGGTGCCAATGCTGGGCAGATGGTAGATGGAACCAGTAGCGGACAAGCTGGATTGCAAGAGTTGGCTTCTGTTTACAAGGCATTGCCTCCTTTACTTGAGACTGTGCATGAGCAAACTGGAATGTTGCCACCAGCATGGATGGGAAGCCTCTCTGTTTCTGCTGCTGATCCAGCCACATCCAACCAATCTGCATAG
- the LOC104216945 gene encoding flotillin-like protein 6 isoform X3: MWYRVARASEFLVITGIGINELKITKKALVWPLQKCRVIDVTPVNYTFEVNAISAEKLPFLLPAVFTIGPCVNDPEGLVKYAKLLSHHQRDSHDVKDLVQGVIEGETRVLAASMTMEEIFKGTKDFKKEVFDKVQLELNQFGLLIYNANIKQLVDVEGHEYFSYLGQKTQMEAANQAKIDVAEAKMKGEIGAKEREGLTRQNAAKIDAETKVISTQRDGVGKKEEVKVKTDVKIYESQREAEVAEANSVLATKKARWSQQAKMAEIEAQKAVALREAELQQEVERKNALTKTESLKAQHLSKATVDYEIKVQEANSVLYKKQKEAEAELYEKRKAAEAKKLAADAQTYAVQLAADAALYAKKKEAEGLVATAVAQGVYVRNLLSALGGNYNALRDYLMIEGGMFIDIAKINAEGIKGLQPKISIWTNGANAGQMVDGTSSGQAGLQELASVYKALPPLLETVHEQTGMLPPAWMGSLSVSAADPATSNQSA, encoded by the exons ATGTGGTACCGCGTCGCAAGGGCATCTGAATTCCTGGTGATTACCGGGATTGGTATTAATGAACTGAAGATCACAAAAAAGGCACTAGTATGGCCTTTGCAGAAATGTCGGGTCATTGATGTTACTCCTGTGAACTATACTTTTGAAGTCAATGCTATAAGTGCTGAGAAGCTGCCCTTCCTTCTCCCTGCTGTTTTCACTATCGGTCCTTGTGTAAATGACCCTGAGGGACTTGTCAAATATGCTAAACTTCTTTCCCACCATCAACGTGATTCACACGATGTGAAGGACCTTGTTCAAGGTGTCATCGAGGGAGAGACTCGTGTTTTGGCTGCTTCCATGACCATGGAGGAAATCTTTAAAGGCACAAAAGATTTCAAGAAGGAGGTGTTTGACAAAGTTCAGCTTGAGCTCAACCAGTTTGGCTTGCTGATTTATAATGCTAACATTAAGCAACTGGTTGATGTTGAAGGCCACGAATACTTCTCTTACTTGGGGCAGAAAACCCAAATGGAAGCTGCAAACcaagcaaaaattgatgttgcTGAGGCCAAAATGAAGGGTGAGATAGGAGCTAAGGAGCGAGAAGGTCTCACACGTCAAAATGCTGCCAAGATTGATGCTGAGACAAAGGTCATATCCACACAAAGGGATGGTGTCGGAAAGAAAGAGGAGGTTAAAGTCAAGACTGATGTTAAGATCTATGAAAGTCAGAGAGAAGCTGAGGTGGCTGAGGCAAATTCTGTCCTGGCAACCAAGAAGGCTCGGTGGTCTCAGCAGGCAAAAATGGCTGAGATCGAAGCCCAGAAAGCTGTGGCACTTCGGGAAGCTGAATTACAGCAAGAAGTTGAGAGGAAGAATGCATTGACTAAGACAGAGAGCCTCAAAGCACAACACCTCAGTAAGGCTACTGTTGACTATGAGATTAAG GTGCAAGAGGCCAACTCGGTGCTGTACAAAAAGCAGAAGGAAGCAGAAGCAGAGCTTTATGAAAAAAGAAAAGCTGCAGAGGCTAAGAAACTAGCAGCAGATGCTCAGACGTATGCCGTTCAACTAGCTGCTGATGCTGCACTCTACGCCAAGAAGAAAGAGGCTGAAGGACTGGTTGCTACTGCAGTAGCACAGGGAGTCTATGTCCGCAATCTGCTCTCAGCTTTGGGAGGAAACTACAACGCGTTGCGAGACTACCTGATGATTGAGGGAGGAATGTTTATAGACATTGCCAAAATCAATGCTGAAGGGATCAAGGGACTTCAGCCAAAGATCAGCATCTGGACTAATGGTGCCAATGCTGGGCAGATGGTAGATGGAACCAGTAGCGGACAAGCTGGATTGCAAGAGTTGGCTTCTGTTTACAAGGCATTGCCTCCTTTACTTGAGACTGTGCATGAGCAAACTGGAATGTTGCCACCAGCATGGATGGGAAGCCTCTCTGTTTCTGCTGCTGATCCAGCCACATCCAACCAATCTGCATAG
- the LOC104216945 gene encoding flotillin-like protein 6 isoform X1: MFICISKKPKRSKNCNSANMWYRVARASEFLVITGIGINELKITKKALVWPLQKCRVIDVTPVNYTFEVNAISAEKLPFLLPAVFTIGPCVNDPEGLVKYAKLLSHHQRDSHDVKDLVQGVIEGETRVLAASMTMEEIFKGTKDFKKEVFDKVQLELNQFGLLIYNANIKQLVDVEGHEYFSYLGQKTQMEAANQAKIDVAEAKMKGEIGAKEREGLTRQNAAKIDAETKVISTQRDGVGKKEEVKVKTDVKIYESQREAEVAEANSVLATKKARWSQQAKMAEIEAQKAVALREAELQQEVERKNALTKTESLKAQHLSKATVDYEIKVQEANSVLYKKQKEAEAELYEKRKAAEAKKLAADAQTYAVQLAADAALYAKKKEAEGLVATAVAQGVYVRNLLSALGGNYNALRDYLMIEGGMFIDIAKINAEGIKGLQPKISIWTNGANAGQMVDGTSSGQAGLQELASVYKALPPLLETVHEQTGMLPPAWMGSLSVSAADPATSNQSA, encoded by the exons ATGTTCATTTGTATTTCGAAAAAACCAAAAAG ATCAAAGAACTGCAATTCTGCAAACATGTGGTACCGCGTCGCAAGGGCATCTGAATTCCTGGTGATTACCGGGATTGGTATTAATGAACTGAAGATCACAAAAAAGGCACTAGTATGGCCTTTGCAGAAATGTCGGGTCATTGATGTTACTCCTGTGAACTATACTTTTGAAGTCAATGCTATAAGTGCTGAGAAGCTGCCCTTCCTTCTCCCTGCTGTTTTCACTATCGGTCCTTGTGTAAATGACCCTGAGGGACTTGTCAAATATGCTAAACTTCTTTCCCACCATCAACGTGATTCACACGATGTGAAGGACCTTGTTCAAGGTGTCATCGAGGGAGAGACTCGTGTTTTGGCTGCTTCCATGACCATGGAGGAAATCTTTAAAGGCACAAAAGATTTCAAGAAGGAGGTGTTTGACAAAGTTCAGCTTGAGCTCAACCAGTTTGGCTTGCTGATTTATAATGCTAACATTAAGCAACTGGTTGATGTTGAAGGCCACGAATACTTCTCTTACTTGGGGCAGAAAACCCAAATGGAAGCTGCAAACcaagcaaaaattgatgttgcTGAGGCCAAAATGAAGGGTGAGATAGGAGCTAAGGAGCGAGAAGGTCTCACACGTCAAAATGCTGCCAAGATTGATGCTGAGACAAAGGTCATATCCACACAAAGGGATGGTGTCGGAAAGAAAGAGGAGGTTAAAGTCAAGACTGATGTTAAGATCTATGAAAGTCAGAGAGAAGCTGAGGTGGCTGAGGCAAATTCTGTCCTGGCAACCAAGAAGGCTCGGTGGTCTCAGCAGGCAAAAATGGCTGAGATCGAAGCCCAGAAAGCTGTGGCACTTCGGGAAGCTGAATTACAGCAAGAAGTTGAGAGGAAGAATGCATTGACTAAGACAGAGAGCCTCAAAGCACAACACCTCAGTAAGGCTACTGTTGACTATGAGATTAAG GTGCAAGAGGCCAACTCGGTGCTGTACAAAAAGCAGAAGGAAGCAGAAGCAGAGCTTTATGAAAAAAGAAAAGCTGCAGAGGCTAAGAAACTAGCAGCAGATGCTCAGACGTATGCCGTTCAACTAGCTGCTGATGCTGCACTCTACGCCAAGAAGAAAGAGGCTGAAGGACTGGTTGCTACTGCAGTAGCACAGGGAGTCTATGTCCGCAATCTGCTCTCAGCTTTGGGAGGAAACTACAACGCGTTGCGAGACTACCTGATGATTGAGGGAGGAATGTTTATAGACATTGCCAAAATCAATGCTGAAGGGATCAAGGGACTTCAGCCAAAGATCAGCATCTGGACTAATGGTGCCAATGCTGGGCAGATGGTAGATGGAACCAGTAGCGGACAAGCTGGATTGCAAGAGTTGGCTTCTGTTTACAAGGCATTGCCTCCTTTACTTGAGACTGTGCATGAGCAAACTGGAATGTTGCCACCAGCATGGATGGGAAGCCTCTCTGTTTCTGCTGCTGATCCAGCCACATCCAACCAATCTGCATAG